One genomic window of Desulfuromonas sp. AOP6 includes the following:
- a CDS encoding cobalamin-binding protein has translation MTQRLLTFFLVFLLWAGTAVSATWTDAVGRTVQVPERPQRIVSLVPSLTEILFALDLGDRLVGATQFCTYPPAAAQVPRIGNYMQPSLEAIVASNPDLVFASADMAAPALVAQLVKMGIATFVVAPRDLDSTVATIRTIGIVMGEAATADQLAREMEEAFCRIGKATENRARPRVLLAIMVNPLTVAGPNTLGHNLIEAAGGSNVVPAGPGRYPTWSMEAVLAADPDVIIVSPNPGEANPAAHFTAWPQLRAVRANRVITIPDPDWVYRPGPRLVLGIEAMAGALHGADLTKKADACAP, from the coding sequence ATGACCCAGCGCCTTCTGACCTTTTTTCTCGTCTTTCTTCTGTGGGCGGGCACAGCCGTGAGCGCCACCTGGACCGACGCTGTCGGCCGCACGGTGCAGGTGCCTGAGCGCCCGCAGCGCATCGTCTCCCTGGTGCCAAGTCTTACGGAAATCCTCTTTGCCCTGGATCTCGGCGACAGGCTGGTCGGGGCGACCCAGTTCTGCACCTACCCCCCCGCCGCCGCCCAGGTGCCGCGCATCGGCAACTACATGCAGCCGAGTCTGGAAGCCATCGTCGCCAGCAATCCCGACCTGGTCTTCGCCTCCGCCGACATGGCGGCCCCGGCCCTGGTGGCGCAGCTGGTTAAGATGGGGATTGCCACCTTCGTCGTCGCTCCTCGTGACCTGGACTCCACGGTGGCGACCATCCGCACCATCGGCATAGTGATGGGAGAGGCCGCCACGGCCGACCAGCTGGCGCGGGAGATGGAAGAGGCTTTCTGTCGCATTGGCAAGGCTACCGAGAATCGGGCCCGGCCCCGTGTTTTGCTGGCGATCATGGTCAACCCCCTGACCGTAGCCGGCCCCAACACCCTGGGCCACAACCTGATTGAGGCGGCCGGCGGCAGCAATGTCGTTCCCGCCGGGCCCGGCCGTTATCCCACCTGGAGCATGGAAGCCGTGCTGGCCGCCGACCCCGATGTCATCATCGTCTCCCCCAATCCGGGTGAGGCCAACCCTGCCGCCCACTTCACCGCTTGGCCTCAGCTTCGAGCTGTCCGGGCCAATCGGGTGATCACCATCCCCGACCCGGACTGGGTCTACCGGCCGGGGCCCCGTCTGGTGCTGGGTATCGAAGCCATGGCCGGGGCGCTGCATGGCGCCGACCTGACGAAAAAGGCTGACGCATGCGCGCCCTGA
- a CDS encoding enoyl-CoA hydratase-related protein produces MEFENLLVEISRGVAVLTINRPRVHNAMDEQTLDELDRAVTKLLADDHVRVIILTGAGEKSFAAGGDIGALLRLDPLAARRLALQVQKTFSAIEKGPKPVIAAVNGFALGGGCELALCCDIRLASETASFGQPEINIGILPGFGGSQRLARLVGKGRAKEMMFTGDRIDAAEAFRIGLVNRVVPADQLLSEARRLAEKLAAKGRVALQLNKQAVENGLEMDFDRACAYEAELFALAFATEDQKEGMSAFLEKRPPRFTDR; encoded by the coding sequence CATCAATCGTCCCAGGGTGCACAACGCCATGGATGAGCAAACTCTCGATGAGCTGGATCGGGCCGTTACGAAACTCTTGGCCGATGACCATGTGCGCGTCATTATCCTGACGGGGGCGGGGGAGAAATCCTTCGCCGCCGGTGGCGACATCGGCGCCCTGTTGAGGCTCGATCCCCTGGCGGCTCGCCGTCTGGCCCTGCAGGTGCAGAAGACTTTTTCGGCCATCGAGAAAGGGCCCAAACCTGTCATCGCCGCCGTCAATGGCTTTGCTCTCGGCGGCGGCTGCGAGCTCGCCCTCTGTTGCGATATCCGTCTGGCCAGCGAGACGGCCAGTTTCGGTCAGCCCGAGATCAACATCGGCATTCTGCCCGGTTTTGGCGGGAGCCAGCGCCTGGCCCGGTTGGTGGGCAAGGGGCGGGCCAAGGAGATGATGTTTACCGGCGACCGCATTGATGCCGCCGAGGCCTTTCGCATCGGCCTAGTCAACCGGGTGGTGCCCGCCGACCAACTGCTATCGGAAGCCCGGCGCCTGGCCGAGAAGCTGGCGGCCAAAGGGCGCGTGGCCCTGCAATTGAACAAACAGGCGGTGGAAAATGGATTGGAGATGGATTTCGATCGGGCCTGCGCCTATGAGGCGGAACTCTTCGCCCTGGCCTTTGCCACCGAGGACCAGAAGGAGGGGATGAGCGCCTTTCTGGAGAAACGGCCGCCACGCTTCACGGATCGGTAA
- a CDS encoding ABC transporter ATP-binding protein, which yields MIRAERLRFAYAKDPVLQDVDFEVRSGEILTVLGPNGCGKSTLLRLLRGLLKPTQGGIFWGERPAHRIRRGEMARLAAVVPQFTVAYFPYTVRQMTAMGRFSHGTALGPESKEDRRAIEQALAVTDTLHLADRLITGLSGGELQRAILARALAQQTPVLLLDEATSHLDLDHRLEIADLLVRLNREQGTTIVQISHDLDLAAQVSHRLMLLSEQGKLTALGPPADVLTPANLRKVFRVDLQVETNPYTGAPRVFPVSQRRQWSGKPPRLHVICGGGLGADTLRRLHVAGCNLSVGPLNRGDSDATLALALDLDTVLDEPFCPISAKAAAAAGTLALQAAALVVAPTWWGPGNLICLQLALDCCRQGRPVFLIDPQQERDFTEGQAWSLTEEIRSAGGQVVEDAEEVLKHLRRDV from the coding sequence ATGATTCGCGCTGAACGTCTCCGCTTTGCCTACGCCAAGGATCCGGTCCTGCAGGATGTCGATTTCGAGGTGCGCTCCGGCGAAATCCTGACGGTTCTGGGGCCTAATGGCTGCGGCAAATCGACCCTGCTGCGTCTGCTGCGTGGGCTGCTCAAACCAACGCAAGGGGGCATCTTCTGGGGGGAGCGCCCGGCCCACCGTATCCGCCGAGGCGAGATGGCCCGCCTGGCCGCTGTCGTCCCGCAGTTCACCGTGGCTTACTTCCCCTACACTGTGCGGCAGATGACCGCCATGGGGCGCTTTTCCCACGGCACCGCCCTGGGTCCCGAATCGAAGGAGGATCGTCGCGCCATTGAACAGGCCCTGGCCGTCACCGACACCCTGCACCTGGCCGATCGACTCATCACCGGACTGAGTGGCGGCGAGCTGCAGCGCGCCATCCTCGCCCGCGCTCTCGCCCAGCAGACACCGGTGCTGCTCCTTGACGAAGCGACCAGCCATCTCGACCTGGACCATCGCCTGGAGATCGCCGATCTGCTGGTGCGCCTCAACCGGGAGCAGGGGACCACCATTGTGCAGATTTCCCACGACCTCGACCTGGCCGCCCAGGTTTCCCATCGGCTGATGCTCCTCTCCGAGCAGGGCAAGCTGACTGCCCTCGGCCCACCCGCCGACGTCCTGACCCCGGCCAACCTGCGCAAGGTTTTCCGCGTCGATCTGCAGGTGGAAACCAACCCTTACACGGGTGCGCCCCGCGTCTTCCCCGTCTCCCAGCGGCGACAGTGGAGCGGAAAACCTCCCCGCCTTCATGTGATCTGCGGCGGCGGCCTCGGCGCCGACACCCTACGACGTCTGCATGTGGCCGGATGTAATCTGTCCGTCGGCCCACTCAATCGCGGCGACTCCGACGCCACCCTCGCGCTCGCCCTCGATCTGGATACCGTACTCGATGAGCCTTTCTGCCCTATTTCCGCAAAAGCCGCCGCCGCAGCCGGGACCCTGGCGCTTCAGGCCGCCGCGCTGGTGGTGGCGCCTACCTGGTGGGGGCCCGGCAACCTGATCTGCCTGCAGCTGGCCCTCGATTGCTGCCGGCAGGGCCGACCGGTTTTTCTCATCGATCCGCAACAGGAGCGGGACTTTACGGAGGGACAAGCCTGGAGCCTTACAGAGGAGATCAGGTCGGCGGGAGGCCAGGTCGTGGAAGATGCGGAAGAGGTGCTGAAGCACTTACGGCGGGATGTGTAA
- a CDS encoding iron ABC transporter permease has product MRALTGPFRNSAWLVILSGCLLLAFGFSLWAGPLRIPLTDIIALFFGAETESAQATVLLKIRLPRAVLAALVGASLGAAGCAFQAVLRNPLADPYVLGVSGGAALGAVAAISLGFASAMVLPAAAFAGAIGALALVYWVARAHRSTPHTLILSGVMVGSFAAALLLFLLWLAPSDPVRSAIFWLAGNLSLADPNLLPWALAWSALGFAVLWFHFPALDLLTQGEETAADLGLSVGRARLLVFVAAGALTACAVAMAGLVGFVGLVVPHAARLLWGPGHRRLLPASALLGAAFLMAADAVSRQILAPAEVPVGVVTALLGAPFFLYLLRRSEGGA; this is encoded by the coding sequence ATGCGCGCCCTGACCGGCCCCTTTCGCAACTCCGCCTGGCTGGTCATCCTCAGCGGATGCCTGCTCCTGGCCTTCGGCTTTTCTCTGTGGGCGGGTCCTCTGCGCATCCCCCTGACAGACATTATCGCCCTATTTTTCGGGGCGGAGACCGAGTCGGCTCAGGCCACCGTCCTGCTGAAGATCCGGCTGCCACGCGCCGTGCTGGCCGCCCTGGTCGGCGCCTCCCTCGGCGCGGCCGGCTGCGCCTTTCAGGCGGTGCTGCGTAACCCGCTGGCCGACCCTTACGTGCTCGGCGTTTCCGGGGGCGCCGCCCTTGGCGCCGTAGCCGCCATCTCCCTGGGCTTCGCCTCAGCCATGGTCTTGCCCGCTGCCGCCTTTGCCGGCGCTATCGGCGCCCTGGCCCTGGTCTACTGGGTAGCCCGCGCTCACCGCAGCACCCCGCACACGCTGATTCTCTCGGGGGTTATGGTCGGCAGTTTTGCGGCGGCCCTCCTCCTCTTTCTGCTCTGGCTGGCCCCGTCGGACCCCGTCCGCTCGGCGATTTTCTGGTTGGCGGGCAATTTGAGTCTGGCCGACCCGAACCTGCTCCCCTGGGCGCTGGCCTGGAGCGCCCTCGGCTTTGCCGTTCTCTGGTTTCACTTTCCCGCCCTCGACCTGCTGACCCAGGGGGAAGAAACCGCCGCCGACCTTGGCCTCTCCGTCGGCCGCGCCCGCCTGCTTGTCTTTGTCGCCGCCGGCGCCCTGACGGCCTGCGCCGTGGCCATGGCCGGTCTGGTCGGCTTTGTCGGCCTGGTGGTGCCCCATGCGGCTCGACTGCTCTGGGGCCCCGGTCATCGCCGCCTGCTGCCGGCCTCGGCCCTGCTCGGGGCCGCCTTTCTCATGGCGGCCGATGCTGTTTCCCGCCAGATTCTCGCTCCGGCCGAAGTGCCTGTCGGCGTGGTGACCGCCCTGCTGGGGGCTCCCTTCTTCCTTTACCTGCTGCGCCGCAGTGAGGGGGGCGCATGA